A single genomic interval of Xiphophorus couchianus chromosome 2, X_couchianus-1.0, whole genome shotgun sequence harbors:
- the mterf2 gene encoding transcription termination factor 2, mitochondrial, with amino-acid sequence MLRLIATSLCLRCQHVPLLLSNLKACSTLSSVENQQTVEALYELSVDIQKVRKLKGWVLHQNPAYTKEVASLLRDMGASIPIIAHILAVHPEAVLCNPEQLQAQQELWMSVCPNHRQLIGIIEKFPASFFSTSSHLENQGKNIAYFQSLNLNKRIITKLMASAPQSFRRPVEQNQLMVCTLQQAYTELGGDEANMRIWLQKLLSQNPFVLLKPPEVLRQNLLFLKDRGFTTSELLRLLSKLRGFVTELNPDSMCRTLAFSQETIGCSDAELREIILKCPALLYHPESTLAERFEGLLSAGISMSQIIQTPTVLELTTEIVNYRIHRLKSCSYDVSTGSLDMINGTKKDFEMNFGKLQLRRERPLFNPVAPLKGDD; translated from the coding sequence ATGTTGCGGTTGATTGCAACATCCTTGTGCCTCCGATGTCAACATGTCCCACTTTTACTTTCAAACCTCAAGGCATGTTCAACACTCAGCTCTGTGGAAAATCAACAGACTGTGGAAGCTCTTTATGAGCTGTCTGTGGACATCCAGAAAGTTCGGAAACTTAAAGGATGGGTGCTACATCAAAATCCAGCCTACACTAAGGAGGTAGCCAGCCTGCTGAGAGACATGGGTGCCTCGATCCCCATCATCGCTCACATCTTGGCTGTTCACCCTGAGGCCGTCCTCTGTAATCCGGAGCAACTGCAGGCCCAGCAGGAGCTGTGGATGTCTGTCTGTCCGAACCACAGACAGCTGATTGGTATTATTGAGAAATTCCCAGCCTCCTTCTTCTCCACATCTAGTCACCTAGAAAACCAGGGGAAAAACATTGCTTACTTCCAGAGCCTGAACCTTAACAAGAGGATCATTACCAAACTCATGGCCAGTGCTCCACAGAGCTTCCGCAGGCCTGTTGAGCAGAACCAGCTGATGGTCTGCACCCTCCAACAGGCCTACACGGAGCTGGGTGGCGACGAAGCCAACATGAGAATATGGCTGCAGAAGCTGCTGAGCCAGAACCCGTTTGTTCTGCTAAAGCCGCCGGAGGTGCTGAGGCAGAATCTGCTGTTCCTCAAAGACAGAGGGTTCACCACCAGCGAACTCCTCCGTCTCCTCTCCAAACTGCGGGGCTTCGTCACCGAGCTGAATCCGGACAGCATGTGTCGGACCCTGGCTTTCTCCCAGGAAACCATCGGCTGCTCTGACGCAGAGCTGAGGGAGATTATCCTCAAGTGTCCGGCTCTGCTTTACCATCCAGAATCCACTCTGGCTGAGCGCTTTGAGGGCCTCCTCAGCGCTGGGATCAGCATGTCTCAAATCATACAGACTCCAACCGTCCTGGAGCTAACCACGGAGATCGTAAATTACCGTATCCACCGCCTGAAGAGTTGCAGCTACGACGTTAGCACAGGGAGTCTAGACATGATAAACGGCACCAAGAAAGACTTTGAGATGAACTTTGGGAAACTGCAGCTGCGTAGAGAGAGACCACTTTTTAACCCTGTTGCCCCTTTAAAAGGTGATGACTGA